Sequence from the Burkholderia stabilis genome:
TGAGCGCTGCTTATAACGCATTTCAGCATAACTCATTGGATCGGCGCCCGGCAGGCGGAGTACGCTTCATCGGTCGCGTTGCCTGGTGTATTCCAGGGCGCGAAGGGTGCGACGCACTATGCTGGAAATGATGCGCGGTATTGCGTCGCGAGGGGCATAACAACGAGCTTTGTATGGGGGCGGCGTTAGCGCGAAAGCGTCAACTCCATCCAATCACGCCATGGGACCCGCGTAAGCGCTGAAGCGCTAACGCGGGTCGACCGGAGACAAGCAGTGACGACTCAACGCACGCTCGAAGGCGAATTTGACTATGTGATCGTCGGCGCGGGCACCGCGGGCTGTGTGCTCGCGAACCGCCTGACCGAAGACCCCGACATCAGCGTGCTGCTGCTGGAAGCGGGCGGCAAGGACGACTATCACTGGATCCACATCCCGGTCGGCTATCTGTATTGCATCGGCAATCCGCGCACCGACTGGCTGTACAAGACGCAACCCGAAGCGGCGCTCAACGGCCGTGCGCTGTCGTATCCGCGCGGCCGCGTGCTCGGCGGCTGTTCGTCGATCAACGGGATGATCTACATGCGCGGCCAGCGCGAGGATTACGACAGCTGGGCGCAGGAAACCGGCGACGCTGGCTGGTCGTGGGACAGCGTGCTGCCGATCTTCAAGCGCAGCGAGGATCACCATGCGGGCGAAAGCGACGTGCACGGCGCGGGCGGCTACTGGCGCGTCGAGAAGCAGCGGCTGCGCTGGGAGATCCTCGAATCGTTCGCGCAGGCCGCGCAGCAGACGGGCATCCCGGCGACCGACGATTTCAACCGCGGCGACAATTCCGGGGTCGGCTATTTCGAGGTGAACCAGAAGCGCGGCGTGCGCTGGAACACGTCGAAGGCATTCCTGCGGCCCGCGATGGCGCGCCCGAACCTCACCGTGATCACCGGCGCGCAGGCGCAGCGCGTGATCTTCGACGGGCGGCGCGCGGTCGGCGTCGAATATCATGGCGGCGGCACCGATTACGTCGCGCGGGCGCGCGCGGAAGTGTTGCTGACGTCCGGCGCCGTGAATTCGCCGCAACTGCTCGAACTGTCGGGCATCGGCTGCGGCCGGCGGCTGCAGGCGCTCGGCATCGACGTCGTGCAGGATCTGCCGGGCGTCGGCGAAAACCTGCAGGATCACCTGCAATTGCGGATGGCGTTTCGCGTCGAAGGCGTGCGCACGCTCAACACGATGTCCGCGCACTGGTGGGGCAAGCTGATGATCGGCGCAGAATATGCGTTGCTGCAGCGCGGCCCGATGTCGATGGCGCCGTCGCAGCTCGGCGCGTTCGCGAAATCCGATCCGGACGATCCCGCGCTCACGCGCCCCGATCTCGAATACCACGTGCAGCCGCTGTCGCTCGAGCGCTTCGGCGAACCGTTGCACAGCTTCAACGCGTTTACGGCTTCCGTCTGCCATCTGCGGCCGACATCGCGCGGCAGCGTGCATATCGCGAGCGCCGATCCGGGCCTCGCGCCCGCGATCGCACCGAACTATCTATCGACCGATCACGATCGCCATGTCGCCGCGAACGCGCTGCGCCTCACGCGCCGGATCGCGTCCGCGCCGGCGCTCGCGCGCTATCGTCCGGAGGAAATCCTGCCGGGCGCGCAGTATCGGACCGAGGCCGAGCTGATCGAGGCGGCCGGCGCCGTCGGCACGACGATCTTTCATCCGGTCGGTACCTGCCGGATGGGGCGCGCCGACGATGAGCGCGCGGTGGTCGACAGCCGGTTGCGCGTGCGCGGCATCGCCGGGCTGCGGATCGTCGATGCGTCGGTGATGCCGTTCATCACGTCGGGTAACACCAATTCGCCGACGCTGATGATCGCCGAGCGTGCGAGCGACATGATCCGCGCCGATCGCCGCGCGGCGCGCGAAGCGACGCCGGTGCGGACCGAGGCGGCGGCGACCGCCATGTGACGGAACGCTGACACGCGCGACAGCGGGCCGTCATGCTGACGCCCGCTGATTCGATATGCGAAACAAGCTGTCGTCGCTCCGGTTACAGAAACCGGAACGGCAGGATCGATGCAAGCCGCGCACCCGCGCGGCTTTTTTCGTTGTGCGTGCGACAGGCGATGCGCGCGGTTAACCGGCGATGATGCGCGTGTCAAAAAAGCGTGGCGAAAAACCATGCACAGCCGCATGCGGCATGGCGGCCAGCCCTATAAGTGCAAATCCCGATGATTGCACTGCACCAACGGCGCGACAATGTTGCGCAATGTGCATACGCGTCGGCGCGGGAGACCACCCTCGAGGCGTACCACGGCGCCCGGGGGCAGACCGCTGATCCGCTGACCTGTTCGCGGGCGCTTGCCAGGCATCCCGGTGCTTCGCCTGACTTCGTACGGAAGGGAACATGATTCTCGGCGACACGATTCTGGAAACACGCGGACTGACGAAAGAATTCAGGGGTTTCACCGCCGTGAACGGCGTCAACCTGCGTGTGCGGCGCGGCGCGATCCATGCGCTGATCGGGCCGAACGGCGCGGGCAAGACCACCTGCTTCAACCTCCTCACCAAGTTCCTGACGCCGACGGCCGGACAGATCGTCTTCAACGGGATCGACATCACCAACGAGCGGCCCGCGCAGGTCGCGCGGCGCGGCATCATCCGCTCGTTTCAGATCTCGGCCGTGTTCCCGCACCTGACCGCACTGCAGAACGTGCGCATCGGCCTGCAGCGCGCGCTCGGCACCGAATTCCATTTCTGGCGCAGCGAACGCACGCTGAAGCGTCTCGACGATCGCGCGATGGACCTGCTCACGCAGGTCGGCCTGACCGATTTCGCGCAGGTGCCGACCGTCGAGTTGGCCTACGGCCGCAAGCGCGCGCTCGAGATCGCGACGACGCTTGCGATGGAGCCCGAACTGATGCTGCTCGACGAGCCCACGCAGGGGATGGGCCACGAGGACGTCGATCGCGTGACCGCGCTGATCAAGAAGGTCGCGAGCGGCCGCACGATCCTGATGGTCGAGCACAACATGAACGTGATCGCGGGCATCTCCGACACGATTACCGTCCTGCAACGCGGCGAGGTGCTGGCCGAAGGCTCGTATGCGGAAGTGTCGAAGAATCCGCTCGTCATCGAGGCTTACATGGGCAGCGCCGACGCGGCGCTCGCGGGGGCGCACGCATGAAGCACAGCGAACGGGAGGAACGCGAATTGAGCGGCGTCGAAAGCGGTACGCCCGCGCTGGAGATCACGGGCCTGGAGGCCTGGTACGGGGAATCCCACATATTGCACGGTGTCGACCTGACGGTGCATCGCGGCGAGGTCGTCACGCTGCTCGGCCGCAACGGCGCGGGCCGCACGACGACGCTGCGCGCGATCATGGGCCTCACGGGCCGCCGCAACGGGTCGATCAAGGTCGCGGGCAACGAAACGATCGGCCTCGCGACGCACCGCATCGCGCATTTCGGCGTCGGCTACTGCCCGGAGGAGCGCGGGATCTTCTCGAGCCTGTCGTGCGAGGAGAACCTGATGCTGCCGCCGCAGATCGGGCCGAGCGAGCACGCGATGTCGCTCGACGAGATCTACGCGATGTTCCCGAACCTCGCGTCGCGCCGGCAAAGCCAGGGCACGCGGTTGTCCGGCGGCGAGCAGCAGATGCTCGCGGTTGCGCGGATCCTGCGCACCGGCGCGAACCTGCTGCTGCTCGACGAGATTTCCGAAGGCCTCGCGCCGGTGATCGTGCAGGCGCTCGCGCGGATGATCGTCGCGCTGAAGGCGCGCGGCTACACGGTCGTGATGGTCGAACAGAATTTCCGCTTCGCCGCGCCGCTCGCCGACCGCTTCTACGTGATGGAGCACGGCACCATCGTCGAGCACTTCCGCGCGGCCGAACTCGAAAGCAAGATGCCGACCCTGCACGATCTTCTCGGGGTGTGACGCCGCCCCGTTTCCTTTGCCGCTAGCCGTGGCGGCCCTCGAACAACCACAACGCATCAGAACAACAGGAGACGTCAATGAAAATGAAGACCCTCGCACACGCCTGTCTCGCGCTCGCGACCGCCGCATTCACCGCCGGCGCCGCGCAAGCCGCGGATACCGTGAAGATCGGCTTCATCACTGATATGTCGGGGCTTTACGCGGACATCGACGGGCAGGGTGGCCTCGAGGCGATCCGCATGGCGGTCGCCGACTTCGGCGGCAAGGTGCTCGGCAAGCCGATCGAGGTTGTCTATGCCGATCACCAGAACAAGGCGGACATCGCGGCGTCGAAGGCGCGCGAGTGGATGGACCGCGGCGGGCTCGACCTGCTGGTCGGCGGCACGAACTCGGCCACCGCGCTGTCGATGAACCAGGTCGCGGCCGAGAAGAAGAAGGTCTACATCAACATCGGCGCGGGCGCCGACACGCTGACCAACGAGCAGTGTACGCCGTACACGGTCCACTACGCCTACGACACGATGGCGCTCGCGAAGGGCACCGGGTCGGCGGTGGTGAAGCAGGGTGGCAAGTCGTGGTTCTTCCTGACCGCCGACTACGCGTTCGGCAAGGCGCTCGAGAAGAACACGTCGGACGTCGTGAAGGCGAACGGCGGCCAGGTGCTCGGCACGGTGCGCCACCCGCTGTCCGCGTCGGATTTCTCGTCGTTCCTGCTGCAGGCGCAGTCGTCGAAGGCGCAGATCCTCGGCCTCGCGAACGCGGGCGGCGACACGATCAACTCGATCAAGGCCGCGAAGGAATTCGGCATCACGAAGACGATGAAGCTCGCCGCGCTGCTGATGTTCATCGACGACGTGCACAGCCTGGGCCTCGAGACGACGCAGGGCCTCGTGCTGACCGACAGCTGGTACTGGAACCGCGACGCGGCGTCGCGCCAGTGGGCGCAGCGCTACTTCGGCAAGATGAAGAAGATGCCGTCGAGCCTGCAGGCGGCCGACTACTCGTCGGTGACGACCTACCTGAAGGCCGTCCAGGCGGCCGGCACGACGGATTCCGACAAGGTGATGGCCGAGCTGAAGAAGATCAAGATCAACGACTTCTACGCGAAGGGCTACATCCGCACGGACGGCAGCATGATCCACGACATGTACCTGATGGAAGTGAAGAAGCCGTCGGAATCGAAGGAGCCGTGGGACTACTACAAGGTACTCGCGACGATTCCGGGCGAACAGGCGTTCGGAACCAAGCAGGAGACGCGCTGCGCACTCTGGAAGTGAAGCGCGGCGTAGCGGCGCGCCCAGGCGCGCCGCACGGTGGCGGCTGTAGCGAGGTGCCCCGCTGCGCCGCCCGCGTGCGCAACGCATGAAGGTTGCGCACGCAACGAAACTCATTCTGACGGCTAAGTCGATGGAAATCTTTGGCATTCCGTTGCCGGCGATGCTCAGCCAGTTGCTGCTCGGGCTCGTCAACGGCTCGTTCTACGCGATCCTGAGCCTCGGGCTCGCGGTGATCTTCGGGCTGCTCAACGTGATCAACTTCGCGCACGGCGCGCTGTTCATGTTGGGCGCGATGCTCGCGTGGATGGGCCTGTCGTACTTCGGGCTGCCGTATTGGGCGATGCTCGTGCTGGCGCCGCTGATCGTCGGCGCGTTCGGGATCGTGATCGAGCGCTCGATGCTGCGCTGGCTGTACAAGCTCGATCATCTGTACGGGCTGTTGCTCACGTTCGGCCTCACGCTGGTCGTCGAAGGCGTGTTCCGGTCGATCTACGGCTCGTCGGGCCAGCCGTACGACGTGCCGTCGCAGCTTTCCGGCGCGACCAACCTCGGTTTCATGTTCCTGCCGAACTACCGTGCATGGGTCGTCGTCGCATCGCTCGCAGTGTGCCTCGTGACGTGGTTCGTGATCGAGAAGACGCGCCTGGGCGCCTACCTGCGCGCGGGCACCGAGAACCCGAAGCTCGTCGAGGCGTTCGGCGTGAACGTGCCGATGATGATCACGCTCACCTACGGCTTCGGCGTCGCGCTCGCCGCGTTCGCGGGTGTGCTGGCCGCACCGGTGATCCAGGTGTCGCCGCTGATGGGGCAGCCGATGATCATCACCGTGTTCGCGGTGGTCGTGATCGGCGGGATGGGCTCGATCCTCGGCTCGATCGTCACGGGCCTGCTGCTCGGCGTGATCGAGGGCTTCACGCGCGTGTTCTACCCCGAAGCGTCGGCGACCGTCGTGTTCGTCATCATGGCGATCGTGCTGCTGTTCCGCCCGGCGGGCCTCTTCGGCAAGGAAAAATGATGCAGAGAAAAGCGCTCTACGGCGTGCTGCTCGCCGCACTGCTCGCCGCGCCGTTCATCGGCGCGTATCCGGTGTTCGTGATGAAGGTGCTCACGTTCGCGCTGTTCGCGGCCGCGTTCAACCTGCTGATCGGCTATACGGGGCTGCTGTCGTTCGGTCATGCGATGTTCCTCGCGACCGCCGGCTACGCGACCGGCTATTCGATACAGACGCTCGGTGTCACGCCGGAGCTCGGCGTGCTCGCGGGCACCGTCGCCGCGACGCTGCTCGGGCTCGTCGTCGGGTTGTTCGCGATCCGCCGGCAGGGCATCTACTTCGCGATGATCACGCTCGCGTTTGCGCAGATGGTCTACTTCATCTACCTGCAGGCGCCGTTCACGCACGGCGAGGACGGCCTGCAGGGCGTGCCGCGCGGCCATCTGTTCGGGCTGCTCGACCTGTCGAACGACGTCGCGCTGTACTACGTCGTGCTGGCGGTGGTGGTCGCTGCGTGTGCGTTCATCGTGCGGGTCGTCCATTCGCCGTTCGGCCAGGTGCTCGTCGCGATCAAGGAGAACGAGGCGCGCGCGATCTCGCTCGGCTACGACACCGACCGCTTCAAGCTGCTCGCGTTCATCCTGTCGGCCGGGCTCGCGGGGCTGGCCGGTTCGCTGAAGGTGCTCGTGCTCGGCTTCGAGACGCTCTCCGATGCGTACTGGACGATGTCGGGCCTCGTCGTGCTGATGACGCTCGTCGGCGGGATGGGCACGCTGTTCGGGCCGCTGCTCGGGGCGGCGCTGATCGTCGCGCTGGAAGACCGGCTCGGCGACATCGGTGAATGGCTCGCGTCGACGACCGGCGTCGCGTGGTTCCATTCGCTCGGCGAATCGGCGACGATCGTCACGGGGCTGATCTTCATCGCGTGCGTGCTGGCGTTCCGGCGCGGCATCGTCGGCGAGATGGTCGCGCGGATCAAGCCGCTCAGGGCCTCCTGAGCGCGTGCTGCGCGCGTCGCGGCGCGTTGATGCGAAGCACCATCCGGCATGCTCCGGAAGGGCGTCGCAGCGGGCTCGGGCCGGCGCCGCGCGGCAGGCTGGTGCCCCATTTTCGTGCGGCGATGCACCATAGGGGTAAATGCTAAGTTGTCGCGGTGCTTAAGCCTCTTTAAGATTCACCCTAGTTCTGATGCACCGCGAAACGAATTTGCAGGTGGAGAACGAGGAGACAATCGAGGCACAAAGTGCCCGGACCCCAAAGCGCTGTTGGACGGAATCCAACAGCGCTTTTTCATTTGCGTGCACGGATTTCCACCGGTGGTGCATCGTCCTGCGCAAGTGCCGTATTCCGCGCTTGCATTCGCACCGCGCATCTTCCGCGCTTCGCCGCGCCCCCTGTTTTTCCATTTCCCGCTATCGTTTCGCAGACGGCGCGCAGCCATGCGCAGGCTGTCCGGGCTTACCCGGTTGGCGTGCGCGAAAGGCGTCCGTTACACTCGGCTTTCGCCGACCGCGCGGTCGGGAAAATCGGTCGGCAGTTCTCCTACAAGCAGAATGCAGAAGAGGGAGTACGGTTGGATGAGAAGCACGGGGCGATGGATCGGGGCAGGAAGGGCGGCTGGCGCCGCTCGTTCGTCATTAGGCGCGCATGGGTACTTCCCGCCCTTTGCGGGCCGTCCTGCGGCCGGTACGCGCGTTTCGACGCGAGTCACCGGCATGGCGCCTACACCGGTCGTTGCGTTCGCATCCGTGTCGGCATGAGCCGCCGCTTTTCCGATCTTTTCTCGTCCGCATGCCTGGCAGAGCCGGGCCACGCCGGTGCGCCTTCCGGTGATCGTTGCGCACACATCTATCTTCCGCACGATCCCGCATTTCTTCGCTTTTTTCATTCCGACGACACCGCCGCTGCGCATCGTGGCGGGCGAACGAACGCTTCACGCGTTTCGTCCCGCCTGCGCGCGTGCGTCGTCGTGTCATTGGCGTCCTGCCGCAGTCGCGGCGTTTCACGGGAAAACGAGCGTAGGCGCGGGATGACGAGATAGTTAAATTATTAACTTGTTTGGGGCCGGGAGCCGCCCGAGCATCCCGCGAATTTTTCGAGCAGCGTTTGGAGACGACGTAAATGAAGATGAATCGATGGATGGAGGCCGTGCTTGCCGCAGGCCTCGTGTGCGCGGCGGCGACGGCGTCGGCGCAGGTGAAGATCGGCGTGACGCTGTCGGCCACCGGGCCGGCTGCCTCGCTCGGGATTCCGGAAAAGAACACGATCGCGCTGCTGCCGAAGGAAATCGCGGGCAAGAGCGTGCAGTACATCGTGCTCGACGATGCATCGGACACGAGCCGCGCGGTGCAGAACGTGCGCAAGCTGATCGACGAAGATCACGTCGACGCGATCATCGGCTCGTCCGTCACGCCGAACTCGCTTGCGATGCTCGACCCCGTATCGCAGGGCAAGACGCCGACGATCTCGCTCGCGGCGAGTGCGCAGATCATCGCGCCGATGGACGCGAAGCGCGCGTGGATGTTCAAGGTGCCGCAGAACGACCAGCTGATGGCCGACGCGATCGCCGGCTACATGGCCAAGCACGGCGTGAAGACGGTCGGCTTCATCGGCTTCGCGGATGCGTACGGCGACAGCTGGTACAAGACGTTCAGCGCGGCGGCCGAGAAGAACGGCCTGAAGCTCGTGTCGAACGAGCGCTTCAACCGCACCGACGCGTCGGTGATGGGGCAGGTGCTGAAGTTGATGGGCTCGAATCCCGATGCGGTGCTGATCGCCGGCTCCGGCACGCCGGCGGCGCTGCCGGCCAAGACGCTGAAGGAGCGCGGTTACAAGGGCAAGGTGTACCAGACGCACGGCGTCGCGAACAACGACTTCCTGCGCGTGTGCGGCAAGGATTGCGAAGGCGAGATCCTGCCGGCCGGCCCGGTGCTCGTGATCGACCAGCTGCCCGATTCGAATCCGGTGAAGAAGTCGGCGCTTGGGTACAAGGTCGCGTACGAGAAGGCCTACGGCGCGGGCTCGCTCTCGACGTTCGGCGGCCATGCGTGGGATGCGGGGCTGCTGCTGCAGCGTGCGATTCCCGAAGCGCTGAAGAAGGGGCAGCCGGGCACCGAGGCGTTCCGCGAAGCGCTGCGTGCGTCGATCGAGAGCGTGAAGGATCTGCCCGTGTCGCACGGCGTGATCAACATGACGGCGACCGATCACAACGGCTTCGACACGCGTGCGCGCGTGATGGTGCAGATCGTCGACGGCAAGTGGAAGCTGCAGGGCGAGTAAGCCTCACGTGAAACCGGCGAGCACGACGCGACGAATCGCGCCGTGCTCGCCGTCGGCAGGGCGCCGGGCCTGACGGGCCGCGCCCGTGCCGCATGGAACCACCGGGGCCGCCGCGTGGCGCCCCGATCTTGCCGTCCGTGCGCCCCGGCCGTTCCCGTCTTTCGTTTCTCCGCAGCATTCTCGATACACGAAACGTATGGATCTCTCGATTGCGGCGATCCTCGCGCAAGACGGCATTACGACCGGCGCCATTTATGCATTGCTGTCGCTGGCGCTCGTACTGGTGTTTTCCGTCACGCGGGTGATCTTCATTCCCCAGGGCGAATTCGTCGCCTACGGTGCGCTGACGCTTGCCGCGTTGCAGACGCAGAAATTCCCCGCCACCTGCTGGCTGTTGTTCGTGATGGGCATCGCGTGCTTCCTGCTCGAAGTCGGCGGCCTGATCCGGCATCGCGAACGCCGCCATCTGCTCGGCCGCACGCTCGCGACGCTCGGCAGCCGCTACATCCTGCTGCCGCTCGCGGTATTCGCGATCACGCGCAGCTTTGCCGCGCAGCCGATGCCGATGCTCGCGCAGATCGCGCTGACGCTCGCGATCGTCGTGCCGATGGGGCCGTTCGTCTACCGGCTCGTATATCAGCCGATTGCCGAAGGCACGACGCTGCTGCTGCTGATCGTGTCGGTCGCGGTCCATTTCGCGATGGTCGGCCTCGGGCTCGTGATGTTCGGCGCGGAAGGCTCGCGCACCAACGGATTCTCGGATGCGTCGCTGTCGATCGGCAGCATGACGGTGTCGGTGCAGAGCATCCTGGTCGTCGTCACGGCGCTGGTGCTGATCGGTGCGCTCTACGTGTACTTCGGCCGCACGATCGCCGGCAAGGCGCTGCGCGCGACGTCGGTGAACCGGCTCGGCGCGCGGCTCGTCGGGATCGGCACGACCGAGGCAGGGCGGCTCGCGTTCACGTTCGCGGCGGGGCTCGGCGTGCTGTCCGGCATCCTCGTCGGCCCGCTGACGACGGTCTACTACGACTCGGGTTTCCTGATCGGCCTGAAGGGCTTCGTCGGCGCGATCATCGGCGGGCTCGTCAGCTATCCGCTCGCGGCCGCCGGCTCGCTGCTCGTCGGCGTGCTCGAATCGTATTCGTCGTTCTGGGCGAGCGCATACAAGGAGGTGATCGTGTTCACGCTGATCATTCCGGTGCTGCTGTGGCGGAGCTTCGCGACGCCGCATGCGGAAGAGGAAGAGGAGTGACGCGATGAAGACGATGGTACGCAACAAGACTTTCTGGGTGTTCCTCGTGGTGCTGTTCGCGTTGCCGGTACTGCCCGGTGCGCTGCAGGTGCCCGAGTACTGGATCACGCTGCTGAACTACATCGGCCTCTATGCGATCGTCGCGATCGGGCTCGTGCTGCTGACGGGCGTCGGCGGGATGACGAGTTTCGGGCAGGCCGCGTTCGTCGGCATCGGCGCGTATGCGACCGCATTCCTGACGACGAAGTACGGCGTATCGCCCTGGCTCGCGCTGATCGTCGGCGTCGTGCTGACGGCGCTCGTCGCGCTCGTGCTCGGCGCGGTCACGATGCGGCTGTCCGGGCACTTCCTGCCGCTCGGCACGATCGCGTGGGGCCTCGCGCTGTTCTACCTGTTCGGCAACCTCGAACTGCTCGGCAAGTACGACGGGATCAACGGGATTCCGGCGCTGAACCTGTTCGGCATCGAGCTCGAAAGCGGCCGCAGCCTGTATTTCCTGATCTGGGCGGTGGTGCTGGCCGCGATCGTGTCCGTGCAGAACCTGCTGAACAGCCGCCCGGGCCGTGCGATCCGTGCGCTGCGCGGCGGCGGCGTGATGGCCGAGGCGATGGGCGTGAACACCGCGTGGATGCGCGTGGTGATCTTCGTCTACGCGGCCGTGCTCGCAGCCGTGTCGGGCTTCCTGTATGCACACCTGCAGCGCGCGGTGAACCCGACCCCGTTCGGCCTGAACCACGGGATCGAATTCCTGTTCATGGCCGTGGTCGGCGGCGTGTCGCACGTATGGGGCGCGGTGCTCGGCGCGGCGATCCTGACCGTGCTGCAGGACTACCTGCAGACGCTGCTGCCGAAGCTGCTCGGCTCGGAAGGCAACTTCGAGATCATCGTGTTCGGCGTGCTGATGGTGCTGTTGTTGCAGTACGCGCGTCAGGGCGTGTGGCCGTTCTTCGCGAAGCTGTTCCCGCGCGGGCCGCACGCGCATGTGCCCGAGCATGCCGACCCGTTGCCGCAGCGCGCGAAGCCCGCGGCCGGCGAGCCGTTGCTCGTCGTCGACAACGCACGCAAGCAGTTCGGCGGGCTCGTGGCCGTCAACGATGTCAGCTTCGACGTGAAAGCCGGGCAGATCATCGGTCTGATCGGCCCGAACGGCGCCGGCAAGTCGACCACGTTCAACCTCGTGACCGGCGTGCTGAAGCCGACGGGCGGCACGATCACGTTCCGCGGCGAGCGCATCGACGGGCTCACGTCGCGCCAGATCGTGCGGCGGGGCATTGGCCGCACGTTCCAGCATGTGAAGCTGCTGCCGGCGATGACGGTGCTCGAGAACGTCGCGATCGGTGCGCACCTGCGCGGCCACACGGGTGTCTGGCGCAGCGTCGCGCGGCTCAATGCGCACGAGGAGGCGCAGTTGCTGGCCGAAGCCGCACGCCAGATTCGTCGCGTCGGGCTTGAAAAACACATGTACGACGAAGCGGGCAGCCTCGCACTCGGCCAGCAGCGGATTCTCGAGATCGCGCGTGCGCTGTGCTGCGATCCGACGCTGCTGCTGCTCGACGA
This genomic interval carries:
- a CDS encoding branched-chain amino acid ABC transporter permease; the protein is MQRKALYGVLLAALLAAPFIGAYPVFVMKVLTFALFAAAFNLLIGYTGLLSFGHAMFLATAGYATGYSIQTLGVTPELGVLAGTVAATLLGLVVGLFAIRRQGIYFAMITLAFAQMVYFIYLQAPFTHGEDGLQGVPRGHLFGLLDLSNDVALYYVVLAVVVAACAFIVRVVHSPFGQVLVAIKENEARAISLGYDTDRFKLLAFILSAGLAGLAGSLKVLVLGFETLSDAYWTMSGLVVLMTLVGGMGTLFGPLLGAALIVALEDRLGDIGEWLASTTGVAWFHSLGESATIVTGLIFIACVLAFRRGIVGEMVARIKPLRAS
- a CDS encoding branched-chain amino acid ABC transporter permease — encoded protein: MDLSIAAILAQDGITTGAIYALLSLALVLVFSVTRVIFIPQGEFVAYGALTLAALQTQKFPATCWLLFVMGIACFLLEVGGLIRHRERRHLLGRTLATLGSRYILLPLAVFAITRSFAAQPMPMLAQIALTLAIVVPMGPFVYRLVYQPIAEGTTLLLLIVSVAVHFAMVGLGLVMFGAEGSRTNGFSDASLSIGSMTVSVQSILVVVTALVLIGALYVYFGRTIAGKALRATSVNRLGARLVGIGTTEAGRLAFTFAAGLGVLSGILVGPLTTVYYDSGFLIGLKGFVGAIIGGLVSYPLAAAGSLLVGVLESYSSFWASAYKEVIVFTLIIPVLLWRSFATPHAEEEEE
- a CDS encoding ABC transporter ATP-binding protein, with amino-acid sequence MKHSEREERELSGVESGTPALEITGLEAWYGESHILHGVDLTVHRGEVVTLLGRNGAGRTTTLRAIMGLTGRRNGSIKVAGNETIGLATHRIAHFGVGYCPEERGIFSSLSCEENLMLPPQIGPSEHAMSLDEIYAMFPNLASRRQSQGTRLSGGEQQMLAVARILRTGANLLLLDEISEGLAPVIVQALARMIVALKARGYTVVMVEQNFRFAAPLADRFYVMEHGTIVEHFRAAELESKMPTLHDLLGV
- a CDS encoding ABC transporter substrate-binding protein, giving the protein MKMNRWMEAVLAAGLVCAAATASAQVKIGVTLSATGPAASLGIPEKNTIALLPKEIAGKSVQYIVLDDASDTSRAVQNVRKLIDEDHVDAIIGSSVTPNSLAMLDPVSQGKTPTISLAASAQIIAPMDAKRAWMFKVPQNDQLMADAIAGYMAKHGVKTVGFIGFADAYGDSWYKTFSAAAEKNGLKLVSNERFNRTDASVMGQVLKLMGSNPDAVLIAGSGTPAALPAKTLKERGYKGKVYQTHGVANNDFLRVCGKDCEGEILPAGPVLVIDQLPDSNPVKKSALGYKVAYEKAYGAGSLSTFGGHAWDAGLLLQRAIPEALKKGQPGTEAFREALRASIESVKDLPVSHGVINMTATDHNGFDTRARVMVQIVDGKWKLQGE
- a CDS encoding branched-chain amino acid ABC transporter permease encodes the protein MEIFGIPLPAMLSQLLLGLVNGSFYAILSLGLAVIFGLLNVINFAHGALFMLGAMLAWMGLSYFGLPYWAMLVLAPLIVGAFGIVIERSMLRWLYKLDHLYGLLLTFGLTLVVEGVFRSIYGSSGQPYDVPSQLSGATNLGFMFLPNYRAWVVVASLAVCLVTWFVIEKTRLGAYLRAGTENPKLVEAFGVNVPMMITLTYGFGVALAAFAGVLAAPVIQVSPLMGQPMIITVFAVVVIGGMGSILGSIVTGLLLGVIEGFTRVFYPEASATVVFVIMAIVLLFRPAGLFGKEK
- a CDS encoding ABC transporter substrate-binding protein — protein: MKMKTLAHACLALATAAFTAGAAQAADTVKIGFITDMSGLYADIDGQGGLEAIRMAVADFGGKVLGKPIEVVYADHQNKADIAASKAREWMDRGGLDLLVGGTNSATALSMNQVAAEKKKVYINIGAGADTLTNEQCTPYTVHYAYDTMALAKGTGSAVVKQGGKSWFFLTADYAFGKALEKNTSDVVKANGGQVLGTVRHPLSASDFSSFLLQAQSSKAQILGLANAGGDTINSIKAAKEFGITKTMKLAALLMFIDDVHSLGLETTQGLVLTDSWYWNRDAASRQWAQRYFGKMKKMPSSLQAADYSSVTTYLKAVQAAGTTDSDKVMAELKKIKINDFYAKGYIRTDGSMIHDMYLMEVKKPSESKEPWDYYKVLATIPGEQAFGTKQETRCALWK
- a CDS encoding GMC family oxidoreductase; this encodes MTTQRTLEGEFDYVIVGAGTAGCVLANRLTEDPDISVLLLEAGGKDDYHWIHIPVGYLYCIGNPRTDWLYKTQPEAALNGRALSYPRGRVLGGCSSINGMIYMRGQREDYDSWAQETGDAGWSWDSVLPIFKRSEDHHAGESDVHGAGGYWRVEKQRLRWEILESFAQAAQQTGIPATDDFNRGDNSGVGYFEVNQKRGVRWNTSKAFLRPAMARPNLTVITGAQAQRVIFDGRRAVGVEYHGGGTDYVARARAEVLLTSGAVNSPQLLELSGIGCGRRLQALGIDVVQDLPGVGENLQDHLQLRMAFRVEGVRTLNTMSAHWWGKLMIGAEYALLQRGPMSMAPSQLGAFAKSDPDDPALTRPDLEYHVQPLSLERFGEPLHSFNAFTASVCHLRPTSRGSVHIASADPGLAPAIAPNYLSTDHDRHVAANALRLTRRIASAPALARYRPEEILPGAQYRTEAELIEAAGAVGTTIFHPVGTCRMGRADDERAVVDSRLRVRGIAGLRIVDASVMPFITSGNTNSPTLMIAERASDMIRADRRAAREATPVRTEAAATAM
- a CDS encoding ABC transporter ATP-binding protein gives rise to the protein MILGDTILETRGLTKEFRGFTAVNGVNLRVRRGAIHALIGPNGAGKTTCFNLLTKFLTPTAGQIVFNGIDITNERPAQVARRGIIRSFQISAVFPHLTALQNVRIGLQRALGTEFHFWRSERTLKRLDDRAMDLLTQVGLTDFAQVPTVELAYGRKRALEIATTLAMEPELMLLDEPTQGMGHEDVDRVTALIKKVASGRTILMVEHNMNVIAGISDTITVLQRGEVLAEGSYAEVSKNPLVIEAYMGSADAALAGAHA